A section of the Citrus sinensis cultivar Valencia sweet orange chromosome 8, DVS_A1.0, whole genome shotgun sequence genome encodes:
- the LOC107178332 gene encoding ankyrin repeat-containing protein ITN1-like — translation MSSIGIEETDAKNKINSELYSALMIKQDEQKVIELCRKVPDHSLCVFTIYDDTVLHVAAYTKKSDLVMKLLDELPDQSLDKMTRQNKAGNTILHETASSNHALPVADKLFRKVPGLLGMRNNNGGTALLRAAHNGKIEIFNFLAEKNFSGFIIKLQLQSFKSSLKIQKYGSEKDNGEEGRSSGGGGGDVDIPLFLATKSGCVEIAKQILKVYPQSVGFIDHEGRNILHVANKYRQLEIFGHAGKMEALVRRLFRIDHHGNTILHMVGKERKDYLPEKTEGPALVVQEDLLWYDKASIPYFVNHRNNVGFTAEGLFDSANYDLRVLSKEWLIHTAEGCSVIAVLIATVPFAAAYTVPGGSNERTGYPILIHQPFFVVFTLSDVLSLTSPLAAVVTFLSVLTSSFRLEEFALSS, via the exons ATGTCTTCCATAGGCATAGAAGAAACTGatgctaaaaataaaatcaactcAGAGCTTTATAGTGCTCTGATGATCAAACAAGATGAGCAGAAGGTGATTGAACTCTGCAGAAAAGTCCCTGATCACTCATTGTGCGTGTTTACAATTTATGATGACACAGTACTGCATGTGGCTGCTTACACCAAGAAAAGTGACTTGGTGATGAAGCTACTTGACGAGTTACCCGACCAGTCTCTCGACAAAATGACACGACAAAACAAAGCAGGAAACACTATTCTACATGAGACTGCCTCCAGCAACCATGCTCTCCCCGTCGCAGACAAATTGTTTAGGAAGGTACCCGGACTGCTAGGCATGCGCAATAACAATGGAGGGACTGCTTTACTTCGCGCTGCACACAATGGCAAAATTGAGATATTCAACTTCCTTgctgaaaaaaatttcag TGGcttcataattaaattacaactCCAGTCCTTCAAGAGCAGTCTTAAGATACAAAAATATGGCAGCGAGAAAGACAACGGAGAAGAAGGAAGAAGCAGTGGCGGAGGAGGAGGAGATGTGGACATTCCATTGTTTCTAGCTACAAAATCAGGATGTGTGGAGATTGCTAAACAAATACTCAAAGTATATCCGCAGTCAGTCGGGTTCATTGACCATGAGGGAAGAAACATACTACATGTGGCAAACAAGTACCGCCAGTTAGAGATCTTTGGGCATGCAGGAAAAATGGAGGCATTGGTTCGGAGGCTTTTTCGAATCGACCACCATGGCAACACCATATTGCATATGGTTGGTaaggaaagaaaagattaTTTACCCGAAAAGACTGAAGGCCCTGCGCTTGTTGTGCAGGAGGATTTGCTTTGGTACGAT AAAGCGAGCATACCCTATTTTGTGAATCACCGGAACAACGTGGGGTTTACGGCAGAAGGGTTATTTGATTCTGCAAATTATGACCTTCGTGTTTTATCAAAAGAATGGCTGATTCACACAGCAGAAGGATGCTCAGTCATTGCTGTTCTCATTGCTACCGTACCATTTGCTGCAGCATACACTGTACCAGGTGGTTCAAATGAGAGAACTGGTTACCCTATCCTCATTCATCAACCTTTCTTTGTAGTTTTTACTTTATCTGATGTTCTTTCTCTCACGTCCCCTTTGGCGGCTGTGGTTACATTTCTCTCAGTTCTCACTTCTTCGTTTAGATTAGAGGAATTTGCACTCTCTTCCTAA